The Amia ocellicauda isolate fAmiCal2 chromosome 16, fAmiCal2.hap1, whole genome shotgun sequence nucleotide sequence GTAATTCAAGGGCTAATAAACACACTTTTATATTGATCACACCAACTGCTGATTGTTAGCAGTACTCTCTTCTGTGATTTGCATCTTTTCCCACAATTTTCAATAAACGTCACAATGTAACAGAAATTCAAAGGTAAATCACCTGTATAAAATGACATTTCTCTCAGCTGATGGATTTTAAATCGGTGTCTTTCCCAGCCTTGCCCTTATTAATGTTTACTGTGGATTGAAGCAATAAAACCATTACAAAATCTGTCTAGAAGtggattattttgtgtgtggaaTCTCGTTAACAAAATTGCTCAGTTATTTAACCACAGTAGACTTTCATAAGGGCCATGCGTGCGCACCTTCCCTTCAGCTCTGAAGCTGCCTCTTTTGGTATTTGACTGTCTTCCACCTTATCGATTCTACTAGGAACGAGCACTTAGCTTGCTTTAGCgctttcttcctcctcctccttcttcacCTCTccctactccaccttctcctccttctCGCTCATCTTTTCAAGTGATTTCCAGTCTCTCTCTTGTGCGCTGATTGACGCAGCTAAAAGCGAACACGATGAAACAAAGCCATGATTGAAATCGTGAAACTGTGTGTGGTTGCCACCTCCAGAGTTAGGCCCTACAAATTTTCTTCCAATGCTCTTCTAGGCAGAGTCAAGGAGGTgcagaaggaaaataaacatgTGGAGGATGTTGGAAATAAAGAGATCTTGGAGAAGGCTGAGAACAATACTGAGGGGCAGCAGGAGGAGGCAGAATCAGAGGAGGGGAGTGGTGGCGAAAAGATGCAAGGGATCCAGGGTGCGGACAAACTGTCATCGCCAGCTCCCTGTGGCGACCTTCTTAATAACCTAGAAGAACAGAGCCACACTGCCAGTATACCCACCCCAGAGAACGCAGAGAAAACACAGTCTCACTTGCCCTTGGGCAGTGATGAAGACACCCGGGACTCGGTAACAGATCAACATGACACAGACAATGACATTACCAAGGTCATGCCAGAGCCACTAGGGGTTAGCTTAGTCTGTGACAGTACAGGGGACGCTAACTTAGTAGCGGAGAGAGAGGGTAAGAGAGACGCTGTTACTGAAATGGGTAATGCAGAGGTGCAGGTGACAATAACAGCGCCTGAAGAAGAGGGAACTGGAGAGCAGAGGTCCTCCAGTGAGGGCGATGAAAGCTCAGAAGAGCGGGTGGTCAGCAGTGAGACCGGTGGTCAGACTGGAGACAGCGTAGATGCAAAAGGGGAGGAAAGTAAAGCTCTAAGCTTAGATTCAGGCGGTGACGGGTCTAGTTCAGCAGAAGCAGATGAGACAAGCACAGGCACTGAGGAAAAGGCAGAGGGCAAAAGGGCTGCAGACATTGAAACCAAGATACAAGCTCCAAGTGAGATTGTAGGGGAGAGCCCAGAGTTGAGCTTTGGAGAGAATTGCACGGAGAATGAAACACAGGATCTAGAAAATGAAGGTTTGGTTTCTGGGGTGGAAAGTGTCGAGAGCAAAGACTCAACAGGTGACGGTTCAGGTCAGGTAGAAGAAACAGTCAGTGTCAGCGAGAGTGCAAAACTAATTATCGATGCTGTAAAAGAGGACGGCCAGGAAAGTGATTCTGAGGGCGAGGAGGAAACTGATAGCCAGGATACAGATTCCATGAAATCAGTGGAGGAAAATGTCGAACCAGTCAGAGACAGCACCGTGCTGTCTGCCAGGAGAGAAGGTAGCGAACAAGAGTCTCAGGACCTCGCAGTGGGCCAACCAGAGGATGGTTGTTGTGATCGTGAAGCCAGTGGCAGTGAGGAGAAGGTAGCTGAGGTTTTAAGTGATCAGGAAGGGAGGGTTCAAGAACCCAAGCTTGTTTCCACGGAGGCAGAGGTAGAAGGAGAAAGTGCTCTGTCGGTCGTTATAGTGACCCCAGCTCTGTTGCTCATTCAGAATGACCCCGAGAGCAGAGATGAAAGTGAAGATGTCTCATCAGAGAGGCCTCATGGGTCATCAGAGGCTCAGTGCCCTGATGATCCAGGCAGGGAGACTGTAGAGAGAACAGCCAAGGTGAGTGAAGGTGAGAGTGAGGTGAAGGCAAAGGAGGGAGACCAGGATCTTGAGGCTGAAACTGAAGGGAAACCAGAGGAAGCTAAAAGCAATGAGGAGGACAACATCATCCAGGAGGCAGATGCAGAGGAAATGGAAGAAGACAAGAAGGTTGACGGTTCCTTAACGGCCGTGGGAGTGGAGAAGGAGAAGATACCTGACACAGTGCACAAACATGAAGAAGAACATGAAGGCCAATCAGAGACTGAGTGTGAGGTAAAGGAGCCCAGAGATCAGCAGGAGGATGAGAAAGCCCAGATGTCCACAGCTGTACCTGAAGAGGAAAATCCTACAGGTGACCAGAGGGAGAAAAAGGAACCTGTTGAAAGGAGTGAGTTAAAAACAGATGAGAGGGACATCTTTGAAGACTGCCTTCAATCCATAGTAATTAAGGCTGTGCTCAAAGGTGAAGATGAAAAGAATGCATCAGACACCAGCCCACAGGAAGAGACCCAGGTGTGTGAAGATGCTTCAGAGCCTCAATTGGAAAATGCTGTGTTAAAAAATGAACCTGAACTTGACCCCCAGGATAATccagatacaaacacacaccccgACAAATTAGACACAGCTCCAGAAGAAGGAGCATATACCAGTGATGTCCCAGAAGAGGTCCTCATGGAAACAGGTGTTACAAAAAGTAGTGTTGAGGCAGAGAAGGAAGAAAGTGACCAGAAACCTTTGGGTGTTCCAGAACACGCATCGAAAGGAATGCCTGAGGAGACTTCTGAAAACGCTGACATGCAACTTGCAGAAAGAACAGAGGTGGAAGAAAGTGAAGTTGGGGCAAAGACTGAAGCACAAGTCGAAGGTGATGGATTAGCAGCTGATGAATCAGTAATCACCATGGAAGAGCAGTGGCCAGCTGAGGAAACAGAGGAGCATCAGAGGGACACCGGGGAAAAAACTGAGGCACTGATTAAAGAACAGTTAGAGGACATGCCAAAAGAGGATGTCAAAGATGGTAAATCATCGTTCGAGGAGAAAGAGGTGCAGATCAGTGAGGTTTCAGAAGAAATTATGTTGTCAGAAGTAGCTGGTGTTCAGCAAATGGTTAGCGATGGCTCCCAGGATGTCCCCTCAGATGGAACAAGTGACCAAGAACCTGTCACAGTCTTGGATGAACCTGCTGCACCAGATTCAAACAAAGATAAAGGGAGTGAAGGCCAGAGTCCCGAACACCAAGCCCAGACAGAAGTCCAGGAAGGAACTGTCACAGTCGTGGACGAACCTGCTGCACCAGATTCAAACAAAGATAAAGGGAGTGAAGGCCAGAGTCCCGAACACCAAACCCAGACAGAAGTCCAGGAAGGAACTGTCACAGTCGTGGATGAACCTGCTGCACCAGATTCAAACAATGATAAAGGGAGTGAAGGCCAGAGTCCCGAACACCAAGCCCAGACAGAAGTCCAGGAAGGAACTGTCACAGTCGTGGAAGAACCTGCTGCACCAGATTCAAACAAAGATAAAGGGAGTGAAGACCTGAATCCTGAACACCAAGCCCAGACAGAAATCCAGGAAGGACCTGTCACAGTCGTGGATGAACCTGCTGCACCAGATTCAAACAATGATAAAGGGAGTGAAGGCCAGAGTCCCGAACACCAAGCCCAGACGGAAGTCCAGGAAGGACCTGTCACAGTCGTGGATGAACCTGCTGCACCAGATTCAAACAATGATAAAGGGAGTGAAGGCCAGAGTCCCGAACACCAAGCCCAGACAGAAGTCCAGGAAGGAACTGTCACAGTCGTGGATGAACCTGCTGCACCAGATTCAAACAATGATAAAGGGAGTGAAGGCCAGAGTCCCGAACACCAAGCCCAGACAGAAGTCCAGGAAGGAACTGTCACAGTCAAGAGTCAAGAGAAGGATAAAGCAGGAGACTCCACTGAAATGCAGGTTGCCGCACAGACTGATGTCAAGACAGTGGATGATGCGTCTGAAAAAGAGCAAGAACATTCCAGAGAAGAGAAGGATGAACCTCCGATTCAGCCcaagaatgaaaaagaaacagcagacaaagaggaggaggatgaagaagaagaggaggatggagaCTCGTTTGAGTTTGACGATGAATCAGGGCAGGATTTTGAGGCGTCAATGGAAGTCCTTCCAGAAAATCAGACCAAGGAAGGACAAACAGCTGCCACAGCCACCACAGCTGAGCAGAGTGTGAAAGAGGGGGAAGCAAATCTGGAGGCCAACAGCGTTAGTCAAGATAAAACATCAGAACATGCAGAGTCTAACACAACAGATGCCCAAGAACCATCAGAAACTCAAAAACAAGAACCTGAGCAGAAAAATGGGGAGGAGGAGAGTTCTCCTGTGGAACAAGCAGAACATGTGAAAGGCTTAGAGGGGAGTGAGCAGGAACAGAGCGAGTCTAACCAGGGGGACAGCCGAGTTGAGGAAGGAAAAGAGGCAAGCAGAGAGGTGGAGGAATCAGAGAGtcagggtgaaggcagtgagaGCCCAGGGGTTAGAGAAGAGAGCAAGGAAAGCACACCTGAGGGCAGTGAAGACCTTGGCAAGGCAGACTCAGGTAAAGGGAGTAAGAAAGCAAAGGGGAAAGGGAAGGAGGAGTGTAGGGTGTCTTAAGGATCCATTATGATCCAATAAGATCAATTAAAAGAAATGCATGGTTAAGAGCCACAGAGGCGATCTTATCACATCCATGTTCAGCTCCAATGGGCCAAGTCCTTCAGAAAATGTTTATGTCCTCCTAGACCTGAGTAAGACATCTGCTGAGTTTGGAGTTCCATGTCATGTAGTTCTATGCACACTTATcatggaaatggaaagaaagggGTCTAACCTAGTATATTATATCATATCATTATGTCATTAAGtgtattgtaatattgtagGCACTGGCTTTTGTTACTGTCCCTCAAAACCTTGGGCTTGCTCTCTCATTTTTGGTTTAGTAAATGTTGTGAAACGCATacaaaacatgtttctgaaCATGATGTGCAAAGGGTTTTTAAATGCCCTGGTATTGATCGCAAACCTGTTTGCAGTGAGAGCTGTGTGTGCTTCAACAAAACAGGTCactaatgatttattattattattattattattattattattattattattattattattttactttttctgaATTCCAAGGATATAATTTTAGTAAATGTCCCAAAAGTaccacatgaaaaaaaaaaaaacataaactccggaagtctttaaaaaaataagagttAATTAAACCAGAATGTttgtggtattattattattattattattattattattattattattattgaatcacCAGTATGTCAGCTCAAACTACTCTGAGCATTGAAAGATGATAATACAGTGCTCTAAATTAACAATTCAAAAGGTCAAATGGTTTTCCAGAggaaacatgtatatataatgaaatactgaaatgcacacttaCATTTCCAGGTGTGTTACTATATCTGCTTTCCTTTTTGCAAATCGTATGTCCCGGGTTGTAAGTTGTGAGGATTTAGAAAGATATAAATGCTTTGAAATCAAGAGTGTCACAGTTGAAAGATCTCCCTAGACACTGCATATTTATACATCTTTCACAAATATGACCTGTGCAGCTATATTTGGGGACAGACATGTAAATATATAAGCATTTTCACTTTTCTCATAACCATTTGACCTGGaagcaaaaacagaaataaacttAAGGTCAATGGATGCAAAATAgatgcaagcaagcaagcaaacaaaacaatctgtattCAACATCCAGTTAGGTGATGTAGCTTATCTGTAAAGAGACTGTATATCACAATGAATATCTATAAGTATAGATTCATAAACTTGTGCTTAGTCTACTGTATAGAATTCGACTTTAGTTGAACTTAAATTGAAAGAAAGAGATGTATATTTCTTTATGCATACTATACCTTTAAATAGGTTCTAATCGCACTTTAATTAGGAgaacacaataaaaataagtgCATTTCTGGATTAACACTTTTTTGCATTGATTGCaagtgttgttgtttctttctaACCAAGTAAGGTTCACATTTGTgatataattaatgtttttgaaaatgaTGGTGTTTTTTGCTGGGCATAAAGCATCATAAATGTTTCCATAAATCTGAGCCCCTACTTGTTGGAAATCCACATTCATTCTAGcagaaacaaatatttgaatTCATTCTAATCATATACTTTGATGAAAATCAAAATGTGTGACTGTTTTTTATAAGGGTTTCCAAAGATCACGTTTGTGAAAAAGCTTTGATgtaaaattggtgtaattcatAGATACAGCAGATAGCTATAAAGTTATATAATTGCCTTTTGTGATCCATGTAGTAAACTACAACTAAGATCATATTACCTCCTGTTTGATATTTGTGATCTACTAGGCAGATATTAGATATATCAGTGCCTTGATTTAAGTTGTCAATCGCACAATTGCACCTGTACTTAAAGTCTAATAAACATCTATAAAAATTAGTTCATTAAGTATTGTATTACTGGGAGCATAGTGTGTTAGTTTTGATATCTATATCCAATGcacaacacacagtaaacaTGTAGTAATGTTTCAATATCCTGATGTTATTCAttaccaaaaacacacacatttaaaaactttGTTTAATTTGGCCTTAAAGCTTTTACACGTTCTGTGGTGTTGAAATAACAGTGGCTGTGAAACTTTATTAGTGTCACAACAGTTAATACGAAGAGAGGTGTTTAAAAGCAAATTGCTGCTTCATTGCAAAGGTTGATGAGAACAGTGTTTGACATTAGCACTCTTGTAACAATGAATAGTGGTGAAATTGTTTGATGAATAAAAGTGGTGCCATTCATAAACCAAAGATTTATTCAAAGACGtgtactgtttattttgtatacaattaagttaataaaatataaattacaaaaaaaaagaattctCTACTTTTCTGTCCAGATTCATGTCTACAAAATGTCTACCCATTcattacaaataaagaaaacgtTATTAAAACTACTGTATTTGGAAGTGTAAGCCATTACTGGctcattaatcattttaattgtttaacacCTTGGAGTTGGTGTTTCATATCCCACCAGTCTTTAAACACAGTTTTAAAAAGGTGGaagattaatattgtatgaaggTAGAGGGTTCAACTGGAATGTGGAGCAGTTTTTTCTGGGGAAGAATACATAAAtcgagaaataaaaaaaagactagCAGACCTCCTCTATGCTACCTGATTAAAGAGACTAATTACTAGAggtttttttatgtattcagtgcatatttaaaTAGAAGAAGAGAGATTGCAATTAAGAGGAAGTCCCTCAGCTCGGTTTGGTTGTCCAGATGCCTGCAGCTTTTCCATCAGGCCGGACCACGGTGCTAGGCtttagtgtgggtctgtgtgtgaccGCATCGGCCAGGTAGGTGGCTTACTGTTTCTGTCGAGAGGTCTAGCTCGATTGTTGCCTGTTACCATCACGCCACCTACTGGACACGTTCGGTACACCACAGGTGGAAGTACGCAGTTGGTGTTGGACAAATCAGACATAACCGGTGCGGGGGGATCGTTGTAATAATGAATGTGGAGAAATGTTCCTACCAGGTATTATTTACTGTACAGATGATACATTGCCACCTGAGATAGTAAAACGGTAGTTCATTCACTCACTTCTTCTACGGAGCTGAATCTATTTGGGGTTTCTTGAAAGCATTTGAATTTTTGTCACTTTCTATTAGATAGCTATTTCTGTAGATAACCTTTACACCTTTGTGTCATGTGTTGCTTGTTAcatctgtcatgtctgtgccttTATTTTAACAGTTAAAAGTTTGTAGCCCCACTCCATTTTTAACTAGGATTACTGTTTTAAATGTTGTGAATCATATTCTACAGCTTCCAAGAAATCCAAATCTCTTACAGGAGGAACTGTTGTATGGTTTCTGACGGTGGGCTAGAAACTTTAACCTATGGAAGTGCATGAGATTTTGTGTTTCAGTTGTCTTCACTCCACATCCAGCAGTTTGTTTTGCATGATAACCTTGTAGAAGATGATTTGAGCTTATTTGCATGCAGCAGACGAAGTTAACCCCTCACACCCTGACCGAACGCCTCCCTTCTATGTCTGTGGTccctcttcttcctctccctGGTATGTGGCCTATGTCTCACTATTGTGTCTTTGCTGGTGCTTTGGT carries:
- the lrrfip1a gene encoding uro-adherence factor A isoform X9 — encoded protein: MGTQGTGRKRIPNRERLTAEDDALNQIAREAEARLAAKRAARAEAREIRMKELERQQKEISDDDERMSVGSRGSLRSDLDSVGVYAGAGSHKKKKKKKHSKASSGISDESRASKSSRYEQQMGNYCSSDLFSSSSLSSSKLQSSAQNGTRPSMLCSDAPPYRSHRGSVYEDSVYSTARRFSASSSRPPSEYSGFLGSNSRASSRASSARASPVCANDGGSVAGFLRSAASSSVLGDLDDVTIPDLPDVEERSDKDFLEKGTRTASTLSAATLASLGGISSRRGSGDTSVSADTEASIREIKDIHELKDQIQDVESKYMQGLKEVKDSLAEVEEKYRKAMVSNAQLDNEKSNLMYQVDTLKDSLMELEEQLSESRREYEEKAKDYERERHAHSVLQFQFNEMKETLRQSEELLTEIRQLHLKQDGYVREISDLQETLEWKDKKIGALERQKEYSDAIRNERDELRDEVVVLKDVLKKHGIVLGPDLPANGDVGDGVNDADSSTRSAQDSIRTSHSTGDGLLGRVKEVQKENKHVEDVGNKEILEKAENNTEGQQEEAESEEGSGGEKMQGIQGADKLSSPAPCGDLLNNLEEQSHTASIPTPENAEKTQSHLPLGSDEDTRDSVTDQHDTDNDITKVMPEPLGVSLVCDSTGDANLVAEREGKRDAVTEMGNAEVQVTITAPEEEGTGEQRSSSEGDESSEERVVSSETGGQTGDSVDAKGEESKALSLDSGGDGSSSAEADETSTGTEEKAEGKRAADIETKIQAPSEIVGESPELSFGENCTENETQDLENEGLVSGVESVESKDSTGDGSGQVEETVSVSESAKLIIDAVKEDGQESDSEGEEETDSQDTDSMKSVEENVEPVRDSTVLSARREGSEQESQDLAVGQPEDGCCDREASGSEEKVAEVLSDQEGRVQEPKLVSTEAEVEGESALSVVIVTPALLLIQNDPESRDESEDVSSERPHGSSEAQCPDDPGRETVERTAKVSEGESEVKAKEGDQDLEAETEGKPEEAKSNEEDNIIQEADAEEMEEDKKVDGSLTAVGVEKEKIPDTVHKHEEEHEGQSETECEVKEPRDQQEDEKAQMSTAVPEEENPTGDQREKKEPVERSELKTDERDIFEDCLQSIVIKAVLKGEDEKNASDTSPQEETQVCEDASEPQLENAVLKNEPELDPQDNPDTNTHPDKLDTAPEEGAYTSDVPEEVLMETGVTKSSVEAEKEESDQKPLGVPEHASKGMPEETSENADMQLAERTEVEESEVGAKTEAQVEGDGLAADESVITMEEQWPAEETEEHQRDTGEKTEALIKEQLEDMPKEDVKDGKSSFEEKEVQISEVSEEIMLSEVAGVQQMVSDGSQDVPSDGTSDQEPVTVLDEPAAPDSNKDKGSEGQSPEHQAQTEVQEGTVTVVDEPAAPDSNKDKGSEGQSPEHQTQTEVQEGTVTVVDEPAAPDSNNDKGSEGQSPEHQAQTEVQEGTVTVVEEPAAPDSNKDKGSEDLNPEHQAQTEIQEGPVTVVDEPAAPDSNNDKGSEGQSPEHQAQTEVQEGPVTVVDEPAAPDSNNDKGSEGQSPEHQAQTEVQEGTVTVVDEPAAPDSNNDKGSEGQSPEHQAQTEVQEGTVTVKSQEKDKAGDSTEMQVAAQTDVKTVDDASEKEQEHSREEKDEPPIQPKNEKETADKEEEDEEEEEDGDSFEFDDESGQDFEASMEVLPENQTKEGQTAATATTAEQSVKEGEANLEANSVSQDKTSEHAESNTTDAQEPSETQKQEPEQKNGEEESSPVEQAEHVKGLEGSEQEQSESNQGDSRVEEGKEASREVEESESQGEGSESPGVREESKESTPEGSEDLGKADSGKGSKKAKGKGKEECRVS
- the lrrfip1a gene encoding uro-adherence factor A isoform X14; this encodes MSVGSRGSLRSDLDSVGVYAGAGSHKKKKKKKHSKASSGISDESRASKSSRYEQQMGNYCSSDLFSSSSLSSSKLQSSAQNGTRPSMLCSDAPPYRSHRGSVYEDSVYSTARRFSASSSRPPSEYSGFLGSNSRASSRASSARASPVCANDGGSVAGFLRSAASSSVLGDLDDVTIPDLPDVEERSDKDFLEKGTRTASTLSAATLASLGGISSRRGSGDTSVSADTEASIREIKDIHELKDQIQDVESKYMQGLKEVKDSLAEVEEKYRKAMVSNAQLDNEKSNLMYQVDTLKDSLMELEEQLSESRREYEEKAKDYERERHAHSVLQFQFNEMKETLRQSEELLTEIRQLHLKQDGYVREISDLQETLEWKDKKIGALERQKEYSDAIRNERDELRDEVVVLKDVLKKHGIVLGPDLPANGDVGDGVNDADSSTRSAQDSIRTSHSTGDGLLGRVKEVQKENKHVEDVGNKEILEKAENNTEGQQEEAESEEGSGGEKMQGIQGADKLSSPAPCGDLLNNLEEQSHTASIPTPENAEKTQSHLPLGSDEDTRDSVTDQHDTDNDITKVMPEPLGVSLVCDSTGDANLVAEREGKRDAVTEMGNAEVQVTITAPEEEGTGEQRSSSEGDESSEERVVSSETGGQTGDSVDAKGEESKALSLDSGGDGSSSAEADETSTGTEEKAEGKRAADIETKIQAPSEIVGESPELSFGENCTENETQDLENEGLVSGVESVESKDSTGDGSGQVEETVSVSESAKLIIDAVKEDGQESDSEGEEETDSQDTDSMKSVEENVEPVRDSTVLSARREGSEQESQDLAVGQPEDGCCDREASGSEEKVAEVLSDQEGRVQEPKLVSTEAEVEGESALSVVIVTPALLLIQNDPESRDESEDVSSERPHGSSEAQCPDDPGRETVERTAKVSEGESEVKAKEGDQDLEAETEGKPEEAKSNEEDNIIQEADAEEMEEDKKVDGSLTAVGVEKEKIPDTVHKHEEEHEGQSETECEVKEPRDQQEDEKAQMSTAVPEEENPTGDQREKKEPVERSELKTDERDIFEDCLQSIVIKAVLKGEDEKNASDTSPQEETQVCEDASEPQLENAVLKNEPELDPQDNPDTNTHPDKLDTAPEEGAYTSDVPEEVLMETGVTKSSVEAEKEESDQKPLGVPEHASKGMPEETSENADMQLAERTEVEESEVGAKTEAQVEGDGLAADESVITMEEQWPAEETEEHQRDTGEKTEALIKEQLEDMPKEDVKDGKSSFEEKEVQISEVSEEIMLSEVAGVQQMVSDGSQDVPSDGTSDQEPVTVLDEPAAPDSNKDKGSEGQSPEHQAQTEVQEGTVTVVDEPAAPDSNKDKGSEGQSPEHQTQTEVQEGTVTVVDEPAAPDSNNDKGSEGQSPEHQAQTEVQEGTVTVVEEPAAPDSNKDKGSEDLNPEHQAQTEIQEGPVTVVDEPAAPDSNNDKGSEGQSPEHQAQTEVQEGPVTVVDEPAAPDSNNDKGSEGQSPEHQAQTEVQEGTVTVVDEPAAPDSNNDKGSEGQSPEHQAQTEVQEGTVTVKSQEKDKAGDSTEMQVAAQTDVKTVDDASEKEQEHSREEKDEPPIQPKNEKETADKEEEDEEEEEDGDSFEFDDESGQDFEASMEVLPENQTKEGQTAATATTAEQSVKEGEANLEANSVSQDKTSEHAESNTTDAQEPSETQKQEPEQKNGEEESSPVEQAEHVKGLEGSEQEQSESNQGDSRVEEGKEASREVEESESQGEGSESPGVREESKESTPEGSEDLGKADSGKGSKKAKGKGKEECRVS
- the lrrfip1a gene encoding uro-adherence factor A isoform X16; its protein translation is MSVGSRGSLRAGSHKKKKKKKHSKASSGISDESRASKSSRYEQQMGNYCSSDLFSSSSLSSSKLQSSAQNGTRPSMLCSDAPPYRSHRGSVYEDSVYSTARRFSASSSRPPSEYSGFLGSNSRASSRASSARASPVCANDGGSVAGFLRSAASSSVLGDLDDVTIPDLPDVEERSDKDFLEKGTRTASTLSAATLASLGGISSRRGSGDTSVSADTEASIREIKDIHELKDQIQDVESKYMQGLKEVKDSLAEVEEKYRKAMVSNAQLDNEKSNLMYQVDTLKDSLMELEEQLSESRREYEEKAKDYERERHAHSVLQFQFNEMKETLRQSEELLTEIRQLHLKQDGYVREISDLQETLEWKDKKIGALERQKEYSDAIRNERDELRDEVVVLKDVLKKHGIVLGPDLPANGDVGDGVNDADSSTRSAQDSIRTSHSTGDGLLGRVKEVQKENKHVEDVGNKEILEKAENNTEGQQEEAESEEGSGGEKMQGIQGADKLSSPAPCGDLLNNLEEQSHTASIPTPENAEKTQSHLPLGSDEDTRDSVTDQHDTDNDITKVMPEPLGVSLVCDSTGDANLVAEREGKRDAVTEMGNAEVQVTITAPEEEGTGEQRSSSEGDESSEERVVSSETGGQTGDSVDAKGEESKALSLDSGGDGSSSAEADETSTGTEEKAEGKRAADIETKIQAPSEIVGESPELSFGENCTENETQDLENEGLVSGVESVESKDSTGDGSGQVEETVSVSESAKLIIDAVKEDGQESDSEGEEETDSQDTDSMKSVEENVEPVRDSTVLSARREGSEQESQDLAVGQPEDGCCDREASGSEEKVAEVLSDQEGRVQEPKLVSTEAEVEGESALSVVIVTPALLLIQNDPESRDESEDVSSERPHGSSEAQCPDDPGRETVERTAKVSEGESEVKAKEGDQDLEAETEGKPEEAKSNEEDNIIQEADAEEMEEDKKVDGSLTAVGVEKEKIPDTVHKHEEEHEGQSETECEVKEPRDQQEDEKAQMSTAVPEEENPTGDQREKKEPVERSELKTDERDIFEDCLQSIVIKAVLKGEDEKNASDTSPQEETQVCEDASEPQLENAVLKNEPELDPQDNPDTNTHPDKLDTAPEEGAYTSDVPEEVLMETGVTKSSVEAEKEESDQKPLGVPEHASKGMPEETSENADMQLAERTEVEESEVGAKTEAQVEGDGLAADESVITMEEQWPAEETEEHQRDTGEKTEALIKEQLEDMPKEDVKDGKSSFEEKEVQISEVSEEIMLSEVAGVQQMVSDGSQDVPSDGTSDQEPVTVLDEPAAPDSNKDKGSEGQSPEHQAQTEVQEGTVTVVDEPAAPDSNKDKGSEGQSPEHQTQTEVQEGTVTVVDEPAAPDSNNDKGSEGQSPEHQAQTEVQEGTVTVVEEPAAPDSNKDKGSEDLNPEHQAQTEIQEGPVTVVDEPAAPDSNNDKGSEGQSPEHQAQTEVQEGPVTVVDEPAAPDSNNDKGSEGQSPEHQAQTEVQEGTVTVVDEPAAPDSNNDKGSEGQSPEHQAQTEVQEGTVTVKSQEKDKAGDSTEMQVAAQTDVKTVDDASEKEQEHSREEKDEPPIQPKNEKETADKEEEDEEEEEDGDSFEFDDESGQDFEASMEVLPENQTKEGQTAATATTAEQSVKEGEANLEANSVSQDKTSEHAESNTTDAQEPSETQKQEPEQKNGEEESSPVEQAEHVKGLEGSEQEQSESNQGDSRVEEGKEASREVEESESQGEGSESPGVREESKESTPEGSEDLGKADSGKGSKKAKGKGKEECRVS